Proteins co-encoded in one Brassica oleracea var. oleracea cultivar TO1000 chromosome C4, BOL, whole genome shotgun sequence genomic window:
- the LOC106337173 gene encoding proline transporter 1-like: protein MTFSRFFHVVEEGGGGEEEEERLLAAERQEPFVVENMTATEANNRKGSGDVGVEIPDTAHQISSDSWFQVAFVLTTGINSAYVLGYSGTVMVPLGWIGGVVGLIIATAISLYANSLVAKLHEFGGRRHIRYRDLAGFIYGRKAYHLTWGLQYVNLFMINCGFIILAGAALKAVYVLFRDDHVIKLPHCIAIAGLICAVFAIGIPHLSALGTWLAVSTILSLIYIVVAIVLSVRDGVKAPPRDYEIQGSSLSKLFTITGAAANLVFAFNTGMLPEIQATVRQPVVKNMMKALYFQFTAGVLPMYAVTFIGYWAYGSSTSTYLLNSVNGPLWVKALANVSAILQSVISLHIFASPTYEYMDTKFGVKGNPLALKNLTFRIMARGGYIAVSTLVSALLPFLGDFMSLTGAVSTFPLTFILANHMYYKAMDNKLNPMQKLWHWLNVVFFSLMSLAAAIAAVRLIALDSKNFHVFADL from the exons ATGACTTTCTCAAGATTCTTTCATGTGGTCGAGGAAGGAGGTGGAGGAGAAGAAGAAGAAGAAAGGCTCTTAGCTGCAGAGAGACAAGAGCCCTTTGTCGTAGAAAACATGACCGCCACTGAAGCTAATAATCGCAAAGGGAGTGGCGATGTTGGTGTTGAAATCCCTGACACTGCTCACCAAATTAGCAGCG ATTCATGGTTTCAGGTGGCGTTCGTTCTGACCACTGGTATAAACAGCGCCTATGTCTTGGGATATTCAGGAACAGTAATGGTTCCTTTAGGTTGGATTGGTGGTGTGGTTGGTCTTATCATCGCTACTGCAATCTCTCTCTACGCAAACAGTCTCGTTGCCAAGCTTCATGAGTTTGGTGGCAGAAGACACATCCGCTATAGAGACCTTGCTGGATTCATTTACG GTAGAAAGGCTTATCACCTTACATGGGGATTGCAATATGTAAATCTTTTCATGATTAATTGTGGATTCATTATTCTAGCTGGTGCTGCCTTGAAG GCGGTTTATGTGCTCTTCAGGGATGACCATGTCATTAAATTGCCTCATTGTATAGCCATTGCTGGTCTTATTTGCGCGGTTTTCGCTATTGGTATTCCTCATTTATCAGCTCTTGGGACTTGGCTTGCGGTTTCAACCATCCTCAGCCTCATCTACATAGTTGTAGCAATTGTTCTATCAGTTAGAGACG GAGTAAAAGCACCTCCAAGAGACTACGAGATACAAGGATCATCACTAAGCAAACTCTTTACTATCACTGGAGCAGCAGCTAACTTGGTTTTCGCATTCAACACAGGGATGCTTCCAGAGATTCAG GCAACAGTGAGACAACCTGTTGTGAAAAACATGATGAAGGCTCTATACTTTCAGTTCACAGCCGGTGTTTTACCAATGTACGCTGTTACATTCATTGGATATTGGGCTTATGGATCCTCAACCTCGACCTACTTGCTAAACAGTGTTAATGGCCCACTCTGGGTCAAAGCACTTGCTAACGTCTCTGCTATTCTTCAGTCCGTTATCTCTTTGCAC ATTTTTGCAAGTCCAACATATGAGTACATGGACACAAAGTTTGGGGTTAAAGGAAACCCATTGGCTTTAAAGAACTTGACGTTTAGGATCATGGCCCGTGGAGGGTACATAGCGGTTAGCACACTTGTCTCTGCGCTCTTGCCGTTTCTTGGAGACTTCATGAGTCTCACTGGTGCAGTGAGCACATTCCCTCTTACATTCATTCTAGCCAATCACATGTACTATAAGGCTATGGACAATAAGCTCAATCCTATGCAAAAGCTATGGCATTGGCTTAATGTTGTCTTCTTCAGTTTGATGTCTCTTGCTGCCGCCATTGCAGCTGTTAGACTCATTGCCCTTGATTCCAAAAACTTTCACGTTTTTGCAGATTTGTAA